In Trueperella pecoris, the DNA window GGCGTGTGAGCGGTTTCCGCGCTGGTGTGCCGGTTCTCGCTCCTAGGATAAGGGAGTGCTTCGGGGCGAGGCTCAACGCGAGATCTTATGTATAGACCGGCTAGACAAAAACGATGAATAGTGTTGCGGCGATGAGAAGTAGGGCAGAAAGCCCGGAGAAGATGAATAGCCGTTTTCTATGGGGCGTATTGTGTGCATCTCTTTCTGGATCGTATGCAGCAGAAATGAGGCCACTGCCCAAGAGGACGCACACAATTAGCCAAGTCTTGCCCTGTAGTGCGGTAGCTAGGCTATCTCCGGCGGCTAATGGTTTAGATACCACGATAGCCAGCGAAACTAAGGCAAGTAAAAGGAAGTACGTTGCACGTTTCAATGTGACTGACATGAGTTTCTATCCTTACCTATTTGCATACGCTATTGAACGGGATATAGGTGGAGGCAACGCTCCCGACCGCGCCGCATGCGAACCCGCCGACGCCGCCTGTGGCGGCAGAAAATGGGATGCATACCAAACCGTCCCAACCAATGCTCCAAATGAGCACGCCTAGCCTCGCTCGCCAACAACCTTGGGCTGTTGATACGCGAGGATAGTTTCGAATAACTCTTCCTCCGCCCTCCGTTGTCGGTTCCATTACGGTAGCCGATGTTCTGATGGATTCTGGCCATGCTGGTTTACTGCCATCCCCAATCAGTTTTTGGGAATAGAGGGAAGTATCCTGGAACAACTCGATGTTCGACTTGCTTCGGTCCCAGTCAGATGACGGGTCTTGGTTAACTCCCAACGTTGGATGTAGTCAAAGAAAGGGCAATTACGGTAGCTAGAGTGATGATGGACATATGTGACTCCTTTAGTAAGTATTCGTGTGTAATAACAGTAATATGCAAGAAGTCTGTGTATGCCGGTGTTACTGTAGTTGGCTTATTAGGTAGATTGTGTCGAAAGTCCAGCTGTCCCTACAATCCTTGTGAGCATTGTTCGCCCATTTGGGGTGTCCCGCGTGTTCGTCGTACATCGTTTTGGTGCGGCAAGTAACGGCCTGGTTGTTCGCCGCACATGTGTCTGGGGTGTCTCGTTGGTGGCGAGATGAGGGGTTTTCTCGTGGGCGAGGTTGTTGCTATTGAGTGTGCTGGGCTTTGAACTGTGCTGTGACAAGGCAGAGAGTGAGCAGTACGTTCATGAGGATCTCGAGTCGTGTGAAATGGGAGCAATTGAACGAGAGCGGTATGGAAGGTCGAGAGTTCCATTCTCTCAGGCGGCTCCAGAGGGAAGTCCCCGCGATCACAACGAAAAGTGGTCGCGGGGATTTCGGCTATTGCGGCGCCGGTATCCGCTGCTCCCGCACCATTAAGCTGATCCGCGCTGTAGTAATCTGGCGCAGGTTAATACAGCGCGAGACACCTTAGTGCAGCGCGGAGCGAGGGCTGCCAGCGAGGCTCGGCAGCAAGGCTCGGCGGCACGGGGCGTGAGCCTCAGACCAGGCGGCAGGAGTCCGCCAAGTCGGTGGGGTAGCTGGTGTGGCAGCGACTCGACGCGTAGCGTAGTGGGGTATCGACTCAGTGAGGGAAGATGTACGTCGCTAAACAACATGAAATTGCCCCGCACAAGGCGCTAGAAATCGCCACGAGCATTGGCGCTGGTCAGCTGATCACGATTGGGTCGGGCGGACCCAATGCCACGTTTGTGCCATTTAACGTCGTCGGCGAATTAGGCCCAATAGCGGCCCCCACCGTCAGTCCGGCTGCTTCTACCAACCCTGTCGGCCCGGCGACCCCCACAGGCCCAGCCGACTCGGCCGGCGGCGTCGTGGTTCAGGCTCATCTGAATCGTGTCAACCCGCAGTGGCGCGATGAAGGCGAAGCACTGCTGGTCGTCCATGGGCCGAATGCGCGCATATCTGGTCTTGACTTTCCGCCCGAGCAGCCCACTCAGAAGCTTCCCACCGTGCCGACCTGGAACTACGTCACGGTCCATCTGCGCGGCACGCTCACATTCCACGACGACGCCGATTGGAAGCTACGCCACCTCGAACGCCTCGTTGACCAACACGAGGAAGAGTGGCGGATGGGGACGCATTCGCGCATGGAGTTGATTGAGGCGGCGTTTGCCGCGATGGTCGGGGTTGAGATTAAGGTGCGAGACGTCGTCGGGAAGGCCAAGCTGGGGCAGAACATGTCCTCGGCCAACATCGCGTACACGGCTGACAGATTGCGTGCGCGTGATGGGTCGGCGGCGCGTGTGGCCGACCTGATGGACGAGGTGGCCGTTCCGTGGGCGCGAAGTCGCGAAGCGCGTATGGAACGTGCGGAGCGTGGCTCGCTATAGCATGGAGGCATGACTGCTTCTCATGACCCTCGCAAGTACTCCGTCGACTACGACTGGCTCTGGACCCGGCCCCCTCACAACGACGGCACGCCGGCCACCGTGCGTTTGACGCTGACGGATGGCCGTGGATCACGTGCGCACGACGCCGTCGACGCATGGCTTGCGAGCCTGGGCCCTGCCGAGGACGGGATGTACGGGCAGGCCGGATGGGTCGTGGTTGAGAAGGAGAGAAGGCGGCGGAGCGTCGTCCTCGAGATTACCTCTGGTGGTGAGGACGTTGCTGACGGAATTGATGACGGCACCGATGCTGCCTACCGCGCGGTTATTGAGGGCACCGATCTTGAGGTGACGTGGGAGCAACTCCCTCGGGAAGGTTGCTAGTCGGAGAAGCGTCTCAGATATGTGCGAAAGGCGTGAAGCCGACGGTTGGGGCGTAATTGCCGATGGGTGGATGAAGTGCACCTATTTGTGAAGCGAGGCATAATGCTCGGGGTGTATAGGTGACACTTAAAGTACCTGTTATCTTTATACGGTACTTGCATTTTCCCGGTTATCACGGGCTGCCAAATTTGTTGGGACGGTGCCACGCACGCCGTCTCATGCTTAAGGAGAATTACGTGCGACCTGTACGCGCATTATCAGCACGCCGTGCCATTCAGGCTATTTTTGGGCTGACGTTATCTATTGCGCTCATCGTCGGTTTTATGTCGGGAGTGCATACAGCGTCCGCTACGGGTGCGGGAGTGAACGCCGCGTTCAGCCCGGCGACCCGTATTAGCGACTCTGCCAATGAGCGCATTTCCGTCAGTGTTGAGGCTAGTTCGTCTAGTGTTCCCTCCGGCGGAGGCGAAATTACATACACGTATAAGATTACTAATTCGAGGGAAGAAGCTTCGCAAGAAGACCGCGGCCGTCTGGGGTTGGCAGCAGATGGTATGTATTTCCGGCTTACGCAATCGGATGTATGTAACAGCATTGACTGGGATCTTAAGCGTGGATTCGTTCAAGCGGATAGTGGCGAATGGTTGCTTCCAAGAGGTGCTACAGTCACTGGAACGTGCAAAACAACGATCACTCAGAATACAACGAACACTTTCATGGTGGAGCTTTACGATTATTACCATAATATCTCCAAGGCGACGGCATCCACAGCGGTTCAGGTGAAATATTCAGGAGATGCGGTGGGACTATCGTGCGATGGCTTGTGGTTCTCCTCTGGATCGCCAGAACAAAAGATGCAGTCATATGGAGTGTTGGGGACGATTAACTCATCGGGGTATTCGGTAGAGCCAAAGTTGAACTTTGAGAATATAAAAGCCACTACTAAATTTTCTGGTGGACAGTCAGTTTCTATGAATGGTTCTGCGGCCCTGGCTGTTGATCCGAAAAGTCCGGAGAACGTCTACTATGTGCCACGGTTGAGGAAAGCTGAAAACGAGCGTAAGCTTGGAGAACCCGAATATGCTCCCGGTGGTTTGTGGGTTTATAACGCCGAAACTGGCGCTAATACGCAGCTGACAACATGGGATGGAACTCCGGGTACTGCTCGCTTGGGAGTCTCGCCGGAGGGTGTTCTTTGGTCGGCCGCATCCAATGGTCACTTACATCGATATGACTCCCAGAAGAAGACATGGACAGACCGGGGGAAGGTTACCCTCGGTAAGATTGGTGGCACCGGCGAAACTGCTGTCGAGTATACTTTTGAACCTGGGCGCAATAATTCCCTTGATTCTGGGGACCTTGCCTTTGATGGTTTGGGAAACATGTGGATCATCGGATCGGATGCAAAGACTCAGAAAGCCTTCCTCTACACAATCCCGCGTACAGAGCTAGAACAAAAAGAAAAGCCTATTTCCGCCACTATGGTCGGCAGCATGGGTCAAGGACGATTTAATGGAATCGCCTTCGGGTCGGATGGTCAACTGTATGGTACAACTCGTGACGAGGGTGTAAATAAAGGTGGCCTGCACCTTATCGATAAGAAAACAGGAAAAGCTACACGTTTAGCAAACTTGCCTTATTCGACGGAAGACCTGGGTTCCTGTTCGTTACCTAAGCCGGAGCTGCGTATTGAGAAGACGGCCAAGCCGAGCAAGGCCGTCGTCGACGGCGGTGAGATTGAATATACGGTGACGATTAAGAACACGGGCAACCTCGAGGCCACGGGTGTGAACTTCAAGGACGAGCTCGCCACGCACAAGATGACCATGATCTCCGGATCGGCCACGCTTAACGGCCAGAAGTGGGACGCCAACTTCACGACGGGGTGGGCCCTGGTCAAGTCGCCGAGCGCCGCCTTCCCTGGCACGGTCGCCGCTGGCGAAACCGCCACGATCACGTTCAAGGTCCGCAACAACCTTGGCCAAACCGAGGTGTGTAATTCGGCGGTCGTGGATTTCACTGGTAACCCGGCGCGAAACGGCATCCTCACCGACGACCCGAGCACGCCCAAGCC includes these proteins:
- a CDS encoding FMN-binding negative transcriptional regulator; amino-acid sequence: MYVAKQHEIAPHKALEIATSIGAGQLITIGSGGPNATFVPFNVVGELGPIAAPTVSPAASTNPVGPATPTGPADSAGGVVVQAHLNRVNPQWRDEGEALLVVHGPNARISGLDFPPEQPTQKLPTVPTWNYVTVHLRGTLTFHDDADWKLRHLERLVDQHEEEWRMGTHSRMELIEAAFAAMVGVEIKVRDVVGKAKLGQNMSSANIAYTADRLRARDGSAARVADLMDEVAVPWARSREARMERAERGSL